Proteins from a genomic interval of Nocardioides jishulii:
- a CDS encoding ABC transporter ATP-binding protein yields MATTENAVVRTGKTPVDPSDVVLELTDVVQTFAAKGTRIHAVNGVSLKIARGETVGLVGESGSGKTTVGRTALRLYTPTSGSIVFEGDDVSRARGGRLRRLLRRRSAMVFQNPSTSLNGYMRLGEILREPLDIHQVGTPADRRKAVDEILDRIGLGAAYAQRYPHELSGGQRQRVGIARALMLDPSLIVADEPTASLDVSVQAQIVNLLEDIQAERGLAYLFITHDLALVRRISHRIAVMYLGRIVELGTSEDLFTRPQHPYTASLASMELEPEHRIVPEGELPSPANPPTGCAFHQRCPIARPQCATDRPELKETTNPVSGQPHAFACHFPGELTIAAASHTQHVVPAPLPLVPAPAAN; encoded by the coding sequence ATGGCCACCACCGAGAACGCGGTCGTGCGTACGGGCAAGACGCCGGTCGACCCGAGCGACGTCGTGCTCGAGCTCACCGACGTCGTGCAGACCTTCGCCGCCAAGGGCACTCGCATCCATGCCGTCAACGGGGTCTCGCTGAAGATCGCCCGCGGCGAGACCGTCGGTCTGGTGGGGGAGTCGGGCAGTGGCAAGACCACGGTCGGACGCACCGCCCTGCGCCTGTACACGCCGACGTCGGGCTCGATCGTCTTCGAGGGTGACGACGTCTCCCGTGCGCGCGGCGGACGCCTGCGTCGCCTGCTGCGCCGCCGCTCCGCGATGGTATTCCAGAACCCGAGCACGTCACTGAACGGCTACATGCGCCTCGGCGAGATCCTTCGCGAGCCGCTCGACATCCACCAGGTCGGGACGCCCGCCGACCGGCGCAAGGCGGTCGACGAGATCCTCGACCGGATCGGCCTCGGGGCGGCGTACGCGCAGCGCTACCCGCACGAGCTCTCCGGCGGTCAGCGCCAGCGCGTGGGCATTGCCCGCGCCCTGATGCTGGACCCGTCCCTGATCGTGGCCGACGAGCCGACCGCGTCGCTGGACGTCTCGGTGCAGGCGCAGATCGTCAACCTGCTCGAGGACATCCAGGCCGAGCGTGGCCTGGCGTACCTGTTCATCACCCACGACCTGGCACTGGTGCGCCGGATCAGTCACCGGATCGCGGTCATGTACCTGGGCCGGATCGTGGAGCTGGGCACCAGCGAAGACCTCTTCACCCGCCCCCAGCACCCGTACACGGCCTCCCTGGCGTCGATGGAGCTCGAGCCCGAGCACCGCATCGTGCCCGAGGGCGAGCTGCCGTCGCCGGCCAACCCGCCCACGGGTTGCGCGTTCCACCAGCGCTGCCCGATCGCCCGCCCGCAGTGCGCGACCGACCGCCCCGAGCTCAAGGAGACCACCAACCCCGTCTCCGGCCAGCCGCACGCGTTCGCCTGCCACTTCCCGGGTGAGCTCACCATCGCGGCCGCGAGCCACACCCAGCACGTCGTGCCGGCTCCGCTGCCCCTCGTCCCGGCCCCCGCGGCCAACTAG
- a CDS encoding ABC transporter ATP-binding protein, with amino-acid sequence MTATALGGPHQPVVPADVPPAVHLEDVTVSLPRAGGDLQILHGVSFKVPAGSIVALAGESGSGKSTAALSLMRLLPWGARVGGRISVGDRDVATMSREELRQFRASEARIILQDPWSSLHPMHTVGAQLVESARAADPSLSKKDARALAVETMARVRIPDPESRLKSYPHEMSGGQLQRVLIAMALVARPTLLLCDEPTTALDVSTQAQILELLLELNREMGLTIVIATHDLDVIAGLADRLVVMYAGRVVEEGPTAEVMAAPRHPYTWALLQTAPKHNNGERMRTIEGRPPALDALPPGCAFADRCEFTTNACRTERPELLLVDEPTRHRTACLRVQAENQEA; translated from the coding sequence ATGACCGCCACCGCCCTCGGCGGACCCCACCAGCCGGTGGTGCCCGCGGACGTCCCCCCGGCCGTCCACCTCGAGGACGTCACCGTCTCGCTGCCGCGTGCCGGCGGCGACCTGCAGATCCTGCACGGCGTCTCGTTCAAGGTGCCCGCAGGCTCGATCGTCGCGCTCGCCGGCGAGTCCGGCTCGGGCAAGTCGACGGCTGCGCTGTCACTGATGCGCCTGCTCCCGTGGGGTGCCCGCGTGGGCGGTCGGATCTCGGTCGGGGACCGGGACGTCGCGACGATGAGCAGGGAGGAGCTGCGCCAGTTCCGGGCCAGCGAGGCGCGGATCATCCTGCAGGACCCCTGGAGCTCGTTGCACCCGATGCACACCGTTGGCGCCCAGCTGGTCGAGTCGGCTCGCGCCGCCGACCCGTCGCTGTCGAAGAAGGACGCACGCGCGCTGGCCGTCGAGACCATGGCCCGGGTGCGCATCCCCGACCCCGAGAGCCGGCTCAAGTCCTACCCCCACGAGATGTCGGGCGGCCAGCTGCAGCGTGTGCTGATCGCCATGGCGCTGGTGGCCAGGCCGACGCTGCTGCTCTGCGACGAGCCGACCACGGCGTTGGACGTCTCCACCCAGGCGCAGATCCTGGAGCTCCTGCTGGAGCTCAACCGGGAGATGGGCCTGACGATCGTCATCGCCACCCACGACCTCGACGTGATCGCCGGTCTGGCCGACCGCCTGGTCGTGATGTACGCCGGACGCGTGGTCGAGGAGGGTCCGACCGCCGAGGTGATGGCGGCGCCGCGCCACCCGTACACGTGGGCGCTGCTGCAGACCGCACCGAAGCACAACAACGGTGAGCGCATGCGCACCATCGAGGGTCGCCCGCCGGCCCTCGACGCGCTGCCCCCGGGCTGCGCGTTCGCCGACCGGTGCGAGTTCACCACCAACGCCTGCCGGACCGAACGGCCCGAGCTGCTGCTCGTGGACGAGCCCACCCGCCACCGCACCGCGTGCCTGCGCGTGCAGGCCGAGAACCAGGAGGCGTGA
- a CDS encoding class I SAM-dependent methyltransferase, with product MTVVTDAQADPRTPGQRIDQRGRAELEFVVALRTGMTGALRPKVRRRIEESGVLAPETGIDTADIVAVREAVDPVVEAAAAHRFQAASLRWSREISTPRGVEAFDRRRELLEPMATPSAPVEDLTDGDVPRYWTYEFHATEGGWDGHDHMGFVHHEMVYQYLLTKIYGGGGDIFALRRAFADRAPADTYADIVDLGCGTGQYTLKLAEAYPEARITALDLSQSELNYAQRRAEDAGLDISFRRAAAERTGLPDESADLVTSYILLHEMPPHAIKSVFAEAYRLLRPGGHVHFGDVGAYATRSGYDAWNDDWDAEHGNEPWWRLAATTDIAEIAREAGFVDVERYELLPGGHPMGTTARKPLQED from the coding sequence ATGACCGTGGTCACCGACGCCCAGGCCGACCCCCGTACCCCGGGCCAGCGCATCGACCAGCGCGGCCGCGCCGAGCTCGAGTTCGTCGTGGCACTGCGTACCGGCATGACGGGCGCCCTGCGCCCGAAGGTTCGCCGCCGGATCGAGGAGAGCGGTGTCCTCGCCCCGGAGACGGGGATCGACACCGCTGACATCGTGGCCGTGCGGGAAGCGGTGGACCCGGTGGTCGAGGCCGCCGCGGCCCACCGCTTCCAGGCGGCCTCCCTGCGCTGGTCGCGCGAGATCTCCACGCCCCGCGGCGTGGAGGCCTTCGACCGCCGGCGCGAGCTGCTGGAGCCGATGGCCACGCCGTCGGCACCGGTCGAGGACCTCACCGACGGTGACGTCCCGCGCTACTGGACCTACGAGTTCCACGCCACCGAGGGCGGCTGGGACGGGCACGACCACATGGGGTTCGTGCACCACGAGATGGTGTACCAGTACCTGCTCACCAAGATCTACGGCGGCGGCGGTGACATCTTCGCGCTGCGTCGCGCCTTCGCCGACCGGGCCCCGGCCGACACGTACGCCGACATCGTCGACCTCGGCTGCGGCACCGGTCAGTACACCCTGAAGCTGGCCGAGGCCTACCCCGAGGCGCGGATCACCGCACTCGACCTGTCGCAGTCGGAGCTGAACTACGCCCAGCGCCGGGCGGAGGACGCCGGACTCGACATCTCCTTCCGCCGTGCCGCGGCCGAGCGCACCGGGCTCCCCGACGAGTCGGCCGACCTGGTCACGTCCTACATCCTGCTGCACGAGATGCCCCCGCACGCGATCAAGTCGGTCTTCGCCGAGGCGTACCGCCTGCTGCGCCCGGGCGGCCACGTGCACTTCGGTGACGTCGGCGCGTACGCCACCCGCTCCGGGTACGACGCCTGGAACGACGACTGGGACGCCGAGCACGGCAACGAGCCCTGGTGGCGTCTCGCCGCCACCACCGACATCGCCGAGATCGCCCGCGAGGCCGGCTTCGTCGACGTCGAGCGTTACGAGCTGCTGCCCGGCGGCCACCCCATGGGCACCACCGCCCGCAAGCCGCTGCAGGAGGACTGA
- a CDS encoding ABC transporter substrate-binding protein — MTHTTPRRSRRFSLAAAALGLTLGASLLTACGSDSEGSGDKDTLVVGTTISLGQIDPFQMQYKTVQHNVFDPLVRVVPGGEPEARLATEWERTDDVTWTFTLREGVTFHDGTPLTADDVVFSFTEPMKNMYLAATVIMNIAEVEKLDEKTVQITTKGADPLLLNSISHISIVPQKLYTELGSEGFSAKPVGTGPYTVGDFDVNTHVEMKAYDKFWGDVAKTENIELRYFSDANSLASALESGQVEVGHEMVPTALKTLEGNDGFTVASGYSGNQNMLTFNSTKGVFADERVREAANHAIDIDSLIEALTYGKGLKEDGQLAIEGVNGYADDISRPAFDQAKARQLLKAAGAEGAKITIAGTSLYKPLLEAVAAQLTEVGFKPTVQSLEISVWLQQLREGSDSDIFYKGVSDIGFNDIDRSLQQLARGTKPMVKDATWDKLYTAQRTELDPEARTQKIHEASEYVAEKDFVLWTYGRPSVNATVSDVEGLDFSTGLMLLLDDAVKN; from the coding sequence ATGACGCACACCACCCCCCGCCGTTCGCGCCGGTTCTCGCTCGCGGCCGCCGCCCTGGGTCTCACCCTCGGCGCCTCGCTGCTGACCGCCTGCGGCTCGGACTCCGAGGGCTCCGGCGACAAGGACACCCTCGTCGTCGGCACCACGATCTCGCTCGGCCAGATCGACCCGTTCCAGATGCAGTACAAGACCGTGCAGCACAACGTCTTCGACCCGCTGGTGCGCGTCGTCCCCGGCGGCGAGCCCGAGGCCCGCCTGGCCACCGAGTGGGAGCGCACCGACGACGTCACCTGGACGTTCACCCTCCGCGAGGGCGTCACCTTCCACGACGGCACCCCGCTGACCGCCGACGACGTGGTCTTCTCGTTCACCGAGCCGATGAAGAACATGTATCTGGCCGCCACGGTCATCATGAACATCGCCGAGGTCGAGAAGCTGGACGAGAAGACCGTCCAGATCACCACCAAGGGCGCCGACCCGCTGCTGCTCAACAGCATCTCGCACATCTCGATCGTGCCCCAGAAGCTCTACACCGAGCTGGGCTCGGAGGGCTTCTCCGCCAAGCCGGTCGGCACCGGTCCGTACACCGTCGGTGACTTCGACGTGAACACCCACGTCGAGATGAAGGCGTACGACAAGTTCTGGGGCGACGTCGCGAAGACCGAGAACATCGAGCTGCGCTACTTCTCCGACGCCAACTCGCTGGCCTCCGCGCTCGAGTCCGGCCAGGTCGAGGTCGGCCACGAGATGGTGCCCACCGCTCTGAAGACGCTCGAGGGCAACGACGGGTTCACCGTCGCCAGCGGCTACTCGGGCAACCAGAACATGCTCACCTTCAACTCCACCAAGGGCGTCTTCGCCGACGAGCGGGTGCGCGAGGCGGCCAACCACGCCATCGACATCGACTCGCTGATCGAGGCCCTGACGTACGGCAAGGGCCTCAAGGAGGACGGCCAGCTCGCGATCGAGGGCGTCAACGGCTACGCCGACGACATCAGCCGTCCCGCGTTCGACCAGGCCAAGGCGCGCCAGCTGCTCAAGGCCGCCGGGGCCGAGGGTGCCAAGATCACCATCGCAGGCACCTCGCTCTACAAGCCGCTGCTCGAGGCCGTCGCCGCCCAGCTCACCGAGGTGGGCTTCAAGCCGACCGTGCAGTCGCTGGAGATCTCGGTCTGGCTGCAGCAGCTGCGCGAGGGCAGCGACTCGGACATCTTCTACAAGGGCGTCTCCGACATCGGCTTCAACGACATCGACCGCTCCCTGCAGCAGCTGGCCCGTGGCACCAAGCCCATGGTCAAGGACGCCACCTGGGACAAGCTCTACACCGCCCAGCGCACCGAGCTCGACCCCGAGGCGCGTACCCAGAAGATCCACGAGGCCAGCGAGTACGTGGCCGAGAAGGACTTCGTGCTCTGGACGTACGGCCGCCCGAGCGTCAACGCGACCGTCTCCGACGTCGAGGGCCTGGACTTCTCCACCGGCCTGATGCTGCTGCTCGACGACGCCGTCAAGAACTGA